From Drosophila yakuba strain Tai18E2 chromosome 2L, Prin_Dyak_Tai18E2_2.1, whole genome shotgun sequence, one genomic window encodes:
- the LOC6528411 gene encoding gustatory receptor for sugar taste 43a isoform X2, with protein sequence MEISQPSIGIFYVSKVLALAPYATARNSKGQVEIGRSWLFTVYSATLTVVMVFLTYRGLLFDANSEIPVRMKSATSKVVTALDVSVVVMAIVSGVYCGLFSLNDTLELNDRLNKIDSTLNAYNNFRRDRWRALGMAAVSLVAISLLVGLDVGTWMRIAQDMNIAQSDTELNVHWYIPFYSLYFILTGLQVNFANTAYGLGRRFGRLNRMLSSSFLAENNATSAIKTQKVSTVKNISLNRPSMPSALHASLTKLNGETQASESTGDKAAARSLILNVELLKLGYFPAKNKGLLLKSLADSHESLGKCVHLLSNSFGIAVLFILLSCLLHLVATAYFLFLELLSKRDNGYLWVQMLWICFHFLRLLMVVEPCHLAARESRKTIQIVCEIERKVHEPILAEAVKKFWQQLLVVDADFSACGLCRVNRTILTSVMICTIINNITVLFFCFLFAVCIGHSHLSRNSHSVSTDQWVMFLDIQKVAFLLTLLTKRSSWIS encoded by the exons ATGGAGATATCCCAGCCCAGCATCGGCATCTTCTACGTCAGCAAAGTCCTAGCCCTGGCTCCATATGCTACTGCCCGGAACTCCAAGGGCCAAGTGGAAATCGGTCGCAGTTGGCTCTTCACGGTATACTCGGCCACGTTAACGGTGGTCATGG TTTTTCTCACCTATCGGGGACTCTTGTTCGATGCCAACTCCGAAATACCAGTGCG AATGAAGTCGGCAACGTCGAAGGTGGTGACGGCCCTGGACGTTTCTGTGGTTGTCATGGCCATTGTATCCGGTGTTTACTGTGGTCTTTTTAGCCTTAACGACACTCTCGAGCTCAACGATCGCCTAAACAAG ATCGATAGTACTTTAAATGCGTACAACAACTTTCGAAGAGATCGATGGCGAGCCTTGGGAATGGCTGCCGTCTCCTTGGTGGCCATTTCCCTTCTGGTCGGCCTCGATGTCGGGACGTGGATGCGCATTGCCCAGGATATGAACATTGCTCAGTCGGATACGG AGCTCAATGTGCACTGGTACATTCCCTTTTACAGTCTCTACTTCATACTCACGGGCTTGCAAGTTAATTTTGCCAACACGGCTTACGGACTTGGCAGGCGCTTTGGACGCCTGAATCGAATGCTTTCGAGCAGCTTTCTTGCAG AGAACAACGCAACCAGTGCcattaaaacccaaaaagtCAGCACCGTCAAGAACATAAGCTTAAATCGCCCTTCAATGCCATCGGCACTCCATGCGAGCCTGACGAAGCTGAACGGCGAAACCCAAGCCAGCGAATCCACAGGTGACAAGGCAGCCGCCCGCAGTCTAATCCTCAACGTGGAGTTACTCAAATTGGGATATTTTCCAGCCAAAAACAAGGGGTTGCTCCTGAAATCTCTGGCGGACAGTCACGAGTCGCTGGGAAAGTGTGTCCATCTCTTGTCCAA CTCCTTCGGCATTGCGGTTCTCTTCATCCTGCTGTCCTGTCTACTGCATCTTGTAGCTACGGCCTATTTCCTCTTTTTGGAACTGCTCAGCAAGCGGGATAACGGGTACCTGTGGGTGCAGATGCTCTGGATTTGCTTTCATTTCCTGCGATTGCTCATGGTGGTGGAGCCGTGCCACTTGGCTGCCCGAGAGTCCCGCAAAACGATCCAGATTGTTTGTGAGATCGAGCGGAAAGTGCACGAGCCTATCCTCGCGGAGGCGGTTAAGAAGTTTTGGCAGCAGTTACTCGTGGTAGATGCTGACTTCTCCGCCTGTGGATTGTGTCGCGTTAACCGCACCATTCTAACATCGGTAATGATTTGTACtatcataaataatatcaCCGTAttattcttttgttttctgtttgcaGTTTGCATCGGCCATAGCCACCTATCTCGTAATTCTCATTCAGTTTCAACGGACCAATGGGTAATGTTTTTAGATATACAAAAAGTGGCTTTTTTATTAACACTATTAACTAAACGGAGTTCTTGGATATCATGA
- the LOC6528411 gene encoding gustatory receptor for sugar taste 43a isoform X3, producing the protein MEISQPSIGIFYVSKVLALAPYATARNSKGQVEIGRSWLFTVYSATLTVVMVFLTYRGLLFDANSEIPVRASFRMKSATSKVVTALDVSVVVMAIVSGVYCGLFSLNDTLELNDRLNKIDSTLNAYNNFRRDRWRALGMAAVSLVAISLLVGLDVGTWMRIAQDMNIAQSDTELNVHWYIPFYSLYFILTGLQVNFANTAYGLGRRFGRLNRMLSSSFLAENNATSAIKTQKVSTVKNISLNRPSMPSALHASLTKLNGETQASESTAKNKGLLLKSLADSHESLGKCVHLLSNSFGIAVLFILLSCLLHLVATAYFLFLELLSKRDNGYLWVQMLWICFHFLRLLMVVEPCHLAARESRKTIQIVCEIERKVHEPILAEAVKKFWQQLLVVDADFSACGLCRVNRTILTSVMICTIINNITVLFFCFLFAVCIGHSHLSRNSHSVSTDQWVMFLDIQKVAFLLTLLTKRSSWIS; encoded by the exons ATGGAGATATCCCAGCCCAGCATCGGCATCTTCTACGTCAGCAAAGTCCTAGCCCTGGCTCCATATGCTACTGCCCGGAACTCCAAGGGCCAAGTGGAAATCGGTCGCAGTTGGCTCTTCACGGTATACTCGGCCACGTTAACGGTGGTCATGG TTTTTCTCACCTATCGGGGACTCTTGTTCGATGCCAACTCCGAAATACCAGTGCG TGCATCTTTTAGAATGAAGTCGGCAACGTCGAAGGTGGTGACGGCCCTGGACGTTTCTGTGGTTGTCATGGCCATTGTATCCGGTGTTTACTGTGGTCTTTTTAGCCTTAACGACACTCTCGAGCTCAACGATCGCCTAAACAAG ATCGATAGTACTTTAAATGCGTACAACAACTTTCGAAGAGATCGATGGCGAGCCTTGGGAATGGCTGCCGTCTCCTTGGTGGCCATTTCCCTTCTGGTCGGCCTCGATGTCGGGACGTGGATGCGCATTGCCCAGGATATGAACATTGCTCAGTCGGATACGG AGCTCAATGTGCACTGGTACATTCCCTTTTACAGTCTCTACTTCATACTCACGGGCTTGCAAGTTAATTTTGCCAACACGGCTTACGGACTTGGCAGGCGCTTTGGACGCCTGAATCGAATGCTTTCGAGCAGCTTTCTTGCAG AGAACAACGCAACCAGTGCcattaaaacccaaaaagtCAGCACCGTCAAGAACATAAGCTTAAATCGCCCTTCAATGCCATCGGCACTCCATGCGAGCCTGACGAAGCTGAACGGCGAAACCCAAGCCAGCGAATCCACAG CCAAAAACAAGGGGTTGCTCCTGAAATCTCTGGCGGACAGTCACGAGTCGCTGGGAAAGTGTGTCCATCTCTTGTCCAA CTCCTTCGGCATTGCGGTTCTCTTCATCCTGCTGTCCTGTCTACTGCATCTTGTAGCTACGGCCTATTTCCTCTTTTTGGAACTGCTCAGCAAGCGGGATAACGGGTACCTGTGGGTGCAGATGCTCTGGATTTGCTTTCATTTCCTGCGATTGCTCATGGTGGTGGAGCCGTGCCACTTGGCTGCCCGAGAGTCCCGCAAAACGATCCAGATTGTTTGTGAGATCGAGCGGAAAGTGCACGAGCCTATCCTCGCGGAGGCGGTTAAGAAGTTTTGGCAGCAGTTACTCGTGGTAGATGCTGACTTCTCCGCCTGTGGATTGTGTCGCGTTAACCGCACCATTCTAACATCGGTAATGATTTGTACtatcataaataatatcaCCGTAttattcttttgttttctgtttgcaGTTTGCATCGGCCATAGCCACCTATCTCGTAATTCTCATTCAGTTTCAACGGACCAATGGGTAATGTTTTTAGATATACAAAAAGTGGCTTTTTTATTAACACTATTAACTAAACGGAGTTCTTGGATATCATGA
- the LOC6528411 gene encoding gustatory receptor for sugar taste 43a isoform X1: MEISQPSIGIFYVSKVLALAPYATARNSKGQVEIGRSWLFTVYSATLTVVMVFLTYRGLLFDANSEIPVRASFRMKSATSKVVTALDVSVVVMAIVSGVYCGLFSLNDTLELNDRLNKIDSTLNAYNNFRRDRWRALGMAAVSLVAISLLVGLDVGTWMRIAQDMNIAQSDTELNVHWYIPFYSLYFILTGLQVNFANTAYGLGRRFGRLNRMLSSSFLAENNATSAIKTQKVSTVKNISLNRPSMPSALHASLTKLNGETQASESTGDKAAARSLILNVELLKLGYFPAKNKGLLLKSLADSHESLGKCVHLLSNSFGIAVLFILLSCLLHLVATAYFLFLELLSKRDNGYLWVQMLWICFHFLRLLMVVEPCHLAARESRKTIQIVCEIERKVHEPILAEAVKKFWQQLLVVDADFSACGLCRVNRTILTSVMICTIINNITVLFFCFLFAVCIGHSHLSRNSHSVSTDQWVMFLDIQKVAFLLTLLTKRSSWIS; the protein is encoded by the exons ATGGAGATATCCCAGCCCAGCATCGGCATCTTCTACGTCAGCAAAGTCCTAGCCCTGGCTCCATATGCTACTGCCCGGAACTCCAAGGGCCAAGTGGAAATCGGTCGCAGTTGGCTCTTCACGGTATACTCGGCCACGTTAACGGTGGTCATGG TTTTTCTCACCTATCGGGGACTCTTGTTCGATGCCAACTCCGAAATACCAGTGCG TGCATCTTTTAGAATGAAGTCGGCAACGTCGAAGGTGGTGACGGCCCTGGACGTTTCTGTGGTTGTCATGGCCATTGTATCCGGTGTTTACTGTGGTCTTTTTAGCCTTAACGACACTCTCGAGCTCAACGATCGCCTAAACAAG ATCGATAGTACTTTAAATGCGTACAACAACTTTCGAAGAGATCGATGGCGAGCCTTGGGAATGGCTGCCGTCTCCTTGGTGGCCATTTCCCTTCTGGTCGGCCTCGATGTCGGGACGTGGATGCGCATTGCCCAGGATATGAACATTGCTCAGTCGGATACGG AGCTCAATGTGCACTGGTACATTCCCTTTTACAGTCTCTACTTCATACTCACGGGCTTGCAAGTTAATTTTGCCAACACGGCTTACGGACTTGGCAGGCGCTTTGGACGCCTGAATCGAATGCTTTCGAGCAGCTTTCTTGCAG AGAACAACGCAACCAGTGCcattaaaacccaaaaagtCAGCACCGTCAAGAACATAAGCTTAAATCGCCCTTCAATGCCATCGGCACTCCATGCGAGCCTGACGAAGCTGAACGGCGAAACCCAAGCCAGCGAATCCACAGGTGACAAGGCAGCCGCCCGCAGTCTAATCCTCAACGTGGAGTTACTCAAATTGGGATATTTTCCAGCCAAAAACAAGGGGTTGCTCCTGAAATCTCTGGCGGACAGTCACGAGTCGCTGGGAAAGTGTGTCCATCTCTTGTCCAA CTCCTTCGGCATTGCGGTTCTCTTCATCCTGCTGTCCTGTCTACTGCATCTTGTAGCTACGGCCTATTTCCTCTTTTTGGAACTGCTCAGCAAGCGGGATAACGGGTACCTGTGGGTGCAGATGCTCTGGATTTGCTTTCATTTCCTGCGATTGCTCATGGTGGTGGAGCCGTGCCACTTGGCTGCCCGAGAGTCCCGCAAAACGATCCAGATTGTTTGTGAGATCGAGCGGAAAGTGCACGAGCCTATCCTCGCGGAGGCGGTTAAGAAGTTTTGGCAGCAGTTACTCGTGGTAGATGCTGACTTCTCCGCCTGTGGATTGTGTCGCGTTAACCGCACCATTCTAACATCGGTAATGATTTGTACtatcataaataatatcaCCGTAttattcttttgttttctgtttgcaGTTTGCATCGGCCATAGCCACCTATCTCGTAATTCTCATTCAGTTTCAACGGACCAATGGGTAATGTTTTTAGATATACAAAAAGTGGCTTTTTTATTAACACTATTAACTAAACGGAGTTCTTGGATATCATGA
- the LOC6528411 gene encoding gustatory receptor for sugar taste 43a isoform X5: protein MEISQPSIGIFYVSKVLALAPYATARNSKGQVEIGRSWLFTVYSATLTVVMVFLTYRGLLFDANSEIPVRMKSATSKVVTALDVSVVVMAIVSGVYCGLFSLNDTLELNDRLNKIDSTLNAYNNFRRDRWRALGMAAVSLVAISLLVGLDVGTWMRIAQDMNIAQSDTELNVHWYIPFYSLYFILTGLQVNFANTAYGLGRRFGRLNRMLSSSFLAENNATSAIKTQKVSTVKNISLNRPSMPSALHASLTKLNGETQASESTGDKAAARSLILNVELLKLGYFPAKNKGLLLKSLADSHESLGKCVHLLSNSFGIAVLFILLSCLLHLVATAYFLFLELLSKRDNGYLWVQMLWICFHFLRLLMVVEPCHLAARESRKTIQIVCEIERKVHEPILAEAVKKFWQQLLVVDADFSACGLCRVNRTILTSFASAIATYLVILIQFQRTNG, encoded by the exons ATGGAGATATCCCAGCCCAGCATCGGCATCTTCTACGTCAGCAAAGTCCTAGCCCTGGCTCCATATGCTACTGCCCGGAACTCCAAGGGCCAAGTGGAAATCGGTCGCAGTTGGCTCTTCACGGTATACTCGGCCACGTTAACGGTGGTCATGG TTTTTCTCACCTATCGGGGACTCTTGTTCGATGCCAACTCCGAAATACCAGTGCG AATGAAGTCGGCAACGTCGAAGGTGGTGACGGCCCTGGACGTTTCTGTGGTTGTCATGGCCATTGTATCCGGTGTTTACTGTGGTCTTTTTAGCCTTAACGACACTCTCGAGCTCAACGATCGCCTAAACAAG ATCGATAGTACTTTAAATGCGTACAACAACTTTCGAAGAGATCGATGGCGAGCCTTGGGAATGGCTGCCGTCTCCTTGGTGGCCATTTCCCTTCTGGTCGGCCTCGATGTCGGGACGTGGATGCGCATTGCCCAGGATATGAACATTGCTCAGTCGGATACGG AGCTCAATGTGCACTGGTACATTCCCTTTTACAGTCTCTACTTCATACTCACGGGCTTGCAAGTTAATTTTGCCAACACGGCTTACGGACTTGGCAGGCGCTTTGGACGCCTGAATCGAATGCTTTCGAGCAGCTTTCTTGCAG AGAACAACGCAACCAGTGCcattaaaacccaaaaagtCAGCACCGTCAAGAACATAAGCTTAAATCGCCCTTCAATGCCATCGGCACTCCATGCGAGCCTGACGAAGCTGAACGGCGAAACCCAAGCCAGCGAATCCACAGGTGACAAGGCAGCCGCCCGCAGTCTAATCCTCAACGTGGAGTTACTCAAATTGGGATATTTTCCAGCCAAAAACAAGGGGTTGCTCCTGAAATCTCTGGCGGACAGTCACGAGTCGCTGGGAAAGTGTGTCCATCTCTTGTCCAA CTCCTTCGGCATTGCGGTTCTCTTCATCCTGCTGTCCTGTCTACTGCATCTTGTAGCTACGGCCTATTTCCTCTTTTTGGAACTGCTCAGCAAGCGGGATAACGGGTACCTGTGGGTGCAGATGCTCTGGATTTGCTTTCATTTCCTGCGATTGCTCATGGTGGTGGAGCCGTGCCACTTGGCTGCCCGAGAGTCCCGCAAAACGATCCAGATTGTTTGTGAGATCGAGCGGAAAGTGCACGAGCCTATCCTCGCGGAGGCGGTTAAGAAGTTTTGGCAGCAGTTACTCGTGGTAGATGCTGACTTCTCCGCCTGTGGATTGTGTCGCGTTAACCGCACCATTCTAACATCG TTTGCATCGGCCATAGCCACCTATCTCGTAATTCTCATTCAGTTTCAACGGACCAATGGGTAA
- the LOC6528411 gene encoding gustatory receptor for sugar taste 43a isoform X6, with amino-acid sequence MEISQPSIGIFYVSKVLALAPYATARNSKGQVEIGRSWLFTVYSATLTVVMVFLTYRGLLFDANSEIPVRMKSATSKVVTALDVSVVVMAIVSGVYCGLFSLNDTLELNDRLNKIDSTLNAYNNFRRDRWRALGMAAVSLVAISLLVGLDVGTWMRIAQDMNIAQSDTELNVHWYIPFYSLYFILTGLQVNFANTAYGLGRRFGRLNRMLSSSFLAENNATSAIKTQKVSTVKNISLNRPSMPSALHASLTKLNGETQASESTAKNKGLLLKSLADSHESLGKCVHLLSNSFGIAVLFILLSCLLHLVATAYFLFLELLSKRDNGYLWVQMLWICFHFLRLLMVVEPCHLAARESRKTIQIVCEIERKVHEPILAEAVKKFWQQLLVVDADFSACGLCRVNRTILTSFASAIATYLVILIQFQRTNG; translated from the exons ATGGAGATATCCCAGCCCAGCATCGGCATCTTCTACGTCAGCAAAGTCCTAGCCCTGGCTCCATATGCTACTGCCCGGAACTCCAAGGGCCAAGTGGAAATCGGTCGCAGTTGGCTCTTCACGGTATACTCGGCCACGTTAACGGTGGTCATGG TTTTTCTCACCTATCGGGGACTCTTGTTCGATGCCAACTCCGAAATACCAGTGCG AATGAAGTCGGCAACGTCGAAGGTGGTGACGGCCCTGGACGTTTCTGTGGTTGTCATGGCCATTGTATCCGGTGTTTACTGTGGTCTTTTTAGCCTTAACGACACTCTCGAGCTCAACGATCGCCTAAACAAG ATCGATAGTACTTTAAATGCGTACAACAACTTTCGAAGAGATCGATGGCGAGCCTTGGGAATGGCTGCCGTCTCCTTGGTGGCCATTTCCCTTCTGGTCGGCCTCGATGTCGGGACGTGGATGCGCATTGCCCAGGATATGAACATTGCTCAGTCGGATACGG AGCTCAATGTGCACTGGTACATTCCCTTTTACAGTCTCTACTTCATACTCACGGGCTTGCAAGTTAATTTTGCCAACACGGCTTACGGACTTGGCAGGCGCTTTGGACGCCTGAATCGAATGCTTTCGAGCAGCTTTCTTGCAG AGAACAACGCAACCAGTGCcattaaaacccaaaaagtCAGCACCGTCAAGAACATAAGCTTAAATCGCCCTTCAATGCCATCGGCACTCCATGCGAGCCTGACGAAGCTGAACGGCGAAACCCAAGCCAGCGAATCCACAG CCAAAAACAAGGGGTTGCTCCTGAAATCTCTGGCGGACAGTCACGAGTCGCTGGGAAAGTGTGTCCATCTCTTGTCCAA CTCCTTCGGCATTGCGGTTCTCTTCATCCTGCTGTCCTGTCTACTGCATCTTGTAGCTACGGCCTATTTCCTCTTTTTGGAACTGCTCAGCAAGCGGGATAACGGGTACCTGTGGGTGCAGATGCTCTGGATTTGCTTTCATTTCCTGCGATTGCTCATGGTGGTGGAGCCGTGCCACTTGGCTGCCCGAGAGTCCCGCAAAACGATCCAGATTGTTTGTGAGATCGAGCGGAAAGTGCACGAGCCTATCCTCGCGGAGGCGGTTAAGAAGTTTTGGCAGCAGTTACTCGTGGTAGATGCTGACTTCTCCGCCTGTGGATTGTGTCGCGTTAACCGCACCATTCTAACATCG TTTGCATCGGCCATAGCCACCTATCTCGTAATTCTCATTCAGTTTCAACGGACCAATGGGTAA
- the LOC6528411 gene encoding gustatory receptor for sugar taste 43a isoform X4 gives MEISQPSIGIFYVSKVLALAPYATARNSKGQVEIGRSWLFTVYSATLTVVMVFLTYRGLLFDANSEIPVRASFRMKSATSKVVTALDVSVVVMAIVSGVYCGLFSLNDTLELNDRLNKIDSTLNAYNNFRRDRWRALGMAAVSLVAISLLVGLDVGTWMRIAQDMNIAQSDTELNVHWYIPFYSLYFILTGLQVNFANTAYGLGRRFGRLNRMLSSSFLAENNATSAIKTQKVSTVKNISLNRPSMPSALHASLTKLNGETQASESTGDKAAARSLILNVELLKLGYFPAKNKGLLLKSLADSHESLGKCVHLLSNSFGIAVLFILLSCLLHLVATAYFLFLELLSKRDNGYLWVQMLWICFHFLRLLMVVEPCHLAARESRKTIQIVCEIERKVHEPILAEAVKKFWQQLLVVDADFSACGLCRVNRTILTSFASAIATYLVILIQFQRTNG, from the exons ATGGAGATATCCCAGCCCAGCATCGGCATCTTCTACGTCAGCAAAGTCCTAGCCCTGGCTCCATATGCTACTGCCCGGAACTCCAAGGGCCAAGTGGAAATCGGTCGCAGTTGGCTCTTCACGGTATACTCGGCCACGTTAACGGTGGTCATGG TTTTTCTCACCTATCGGGGACTCTTGTTCGATGCCAACTCCGAAATACCAGTGCG TGCATCTTTTAGAATGAAGTCGGCAACGTCGAAGGTGGTGACGGCCCTGGACGTTTCTGTGGTTGTCATGGCCATTGTATCCGGTGTTTACTGTGGTCTTTTTAGCCTTAACGACACTCTCGAGCTCAACGATCGCCTAAACAAG ATCGATAGTACTTTAAATGCGTACAACAACTTTCGAAGAGATCGATGGCGAGCCTTGGGAATGGCTGCCGTCTCCTTGGTGGCCATTTCCCTTCTGGTCGGCCTCGATGTCGGGACGTGGATGCGCATTGCCCAGGATATGAACATTGCTCAGTCGGATACGG AGCTCAATGTGCACTGGTACATTCCCTTTTACAGTCTCTACTTCATACTCACGGGCTTGCAAGTTAATTTTGCCAACACGGCTTACGGACTTGGCAGGCGCTTTGGACGCCTGAATCGAATGCTTTCGAGCAGCTTTCTTGCAG AGAACAACGCAACCAGTGCcattaaaacccaaaaagtCAGCACCGTCAAGAACATAAGCTTAAATCGCCCTTCAATGCCATCGGCACTCCATGCGAGCCTGACGAAGCTGAACGGCGAAACCCAAGCCAGCGAATCCACAGGTGACAAGGCAGCCGCCCGCAGTCTAATCCTCAACGTGGAGTTACTCAAATTGGGATATTTTCCAGCCAAAAACAAGGGGTTGCTCCTGAAATCTCTGGCGGACAGTCACGAGTCGCTGGGAAAGTGTGTCCATCTCTTGTCCAA CTCCTTCGGCATTGCGGTTCTCTTCATCCTGCTGTCCTGTCTACTGCATCTTGTAGCTACGGCCTATTTCCTCTTTTTGGAACTGCTCAGCAAGCGGGATAACGGGTACCTGTGGGTGCAGATGCTCTGGATTTGCTTTCATTTCCTGCGATTGCTCATGGTGGTGGAGCCGTGCCACTTGGCTGCCCGAGAGTCCCGCAAAACGATCCAGATTGTTTGTGAGATCGAGCGGAAAGTGCACGAGCCTATCCTCGCGGAGGCGGTTAAGAAGTTTTGGCAGCAGTTACTCGTGGTAGATGCTGACTTCTCCGCCTGTGGATTGTGTCGCGTTAACCGCACCATTCTAACATCG TTTGCATCGGCCATAGCCACCTATCTCGTAATTCTCATTCAGTTTCAACGGACCAATGGGTAA
- the LOC6528412 gene encoding lactoylglutathione lyase has product MGDVTGLSNAEADELCQKPDSSTKDFLFQQTMYRIKDPRRSLPFYTGVLGMTLLVKLDFPEAKFSLYFLGYENAADVPKDPKERRSWAMSRKATIELTHNWGTESDPDQSYHTGNTDPRGFGHIGVLVPDVYAACQRFQELGVDFVKKPDDGRMKGLAFIKDPDGYWIEIFNAHSV; this is encoded by the exons ATGGGCGACGTTACAGGATTGAGCAATGCCGAGGCCGACGAGCTGTGCCAGAAGCCGGATTCGTCCACCAAG GATTTCCTCTTCCAGCAAACCATGTACCGCATCAAGGATCCACGCCGGTCGCTGCCCTTCTACACGGGCGTCCTTGGCATGACCTTGCTGGTGAAACTGGATTTCCCCGAGGCTAAGTTCTCGCTGTACTTCCTGGG CTACGAGAACGCCGCCGACGTGCCAAAGGATCCCAAGGAACGACGCAGCTGGGCAATGAGCCGCAAGGCCACCATTGAGTTGACCCA CAACTGGGGCACTGAGAGCGATCCGGATCAGAGCTACCACACCGGCAATACCGATCCACGTGGCTTCGGACACATTGGAGTCCTGGTGCCCGACGTGTACGCCGCCTGCCAGCG CTTCCAAGAGCTTGGCGTTGACTTCGTAAAGAAGCCCGACGACGGTCGTATGAAGGGACTGGCCTTCATCAAGGACCCGGATGGCTACTGGATCGAGATCTTCAATGCACACTCCGTCTAG
- the LOC26536187 gene encoding uncharacterized protein LOC26536187, producing the protein MRVCTIFLVLFCVLHISNSKPFLFVVDHIQKHFENKFAKLHEIFNGKSEAEFVTDNTKPNSDNKENTSPDKDVKRKFLNTLIKLCKSETGNGKNPGLDASLGEQKIRNLNTITNNISMPEIILPPITVVIVKDQKALEKYQEKSKNATIIIRPASRTKDAKPAFRSRYEKRTQKGLPADVKKCVLMKIKELNVIRA; encoded by the exons ATGCGGGTTTGCACGATATTTTTGG TGCTGTTCTGTGTGCTCCACATTTCAAATTCAaagccatttttatttgtcgtTGACCACATCCAAAAACACTTCGAGAATAAGTTCGCAAAGCTGCATGAAATTTTCAATGGTAAAAGTGAAGCTGAGTTTGTAACGGATAACACGAAACCTAATTCCGATAATAAGGAAAATACTAGTCCCGATAAGGACGTAAAGAGGAAGTTCTTAAACACACTTATCAAGCTTTGCAAATCAGAAACAGGTAACGGAAAAAATCCCGGCTTAGACGCTTCTCTTGGGGAACAAAAAATCCGTAATTTAAATACGATCACGAACAACATCAGCATGCCGGAAATTATTTTACCACCGATTACGGTTGTCATCGTGAAGGATCAAAAGGCGCTGGAGAAATACCAAGAGAAATCTAAAAACGCGACCATAATAATCCGACCTGCTAGCCGCACTAAAGATGCCAAGCCTGCCTTCAGATCGAGGTACGAAAAAAGGACGCAGAAAGGATTGCCTGCGGACGTTAAGAAGTGCGTCCTCATGAAAATCAAAGAACTTAATGTAATCAGAGCGTAA
- the LOC26535026 gene encoding uncharacterized protein LOC26535026, producing MRRLAVHIAIFYLFQWEIGAVLNEINELKSWLDQNIKGRQDSATIDTLIMLCVIEMKAERKLPARIDFQTTNENTVQNYIILPTIKISNITIVFADEKSRVSARSQEQNRDKKLDIAIGLFKDCITKKINVLDHLEE from the exons ATGCGACGGCTTGCTGTACACATTG CCATTTTCTACCTATTTCAATGGGAAATAGGAGCAGTGCTGAATGAAATAAACGAGCTGAAGTCCTGGCTGGATCAGAACATTAAAGGGCGACAGGACTCGGCCACGATTGACACACTTATAATGCTTTGCGTCATAGAAATGAAAGCAGAGCGCAAGCTTCCGGCAAGGATCGATTTCCAGACAACCAACGAGAATACTGTGCAAAACTACATAATCCTCCCGACCATCAAAATTTCGAACATTACAATCGTCTTCGCAGATGAAAAGTCGCGTGTATCAGCTAGATCACAAGAACAAAATAGAGACAAGAAACTAGATATAGCAATTGGTCTTTTTAAAGATTGTATAACCAAGAAAATAAACGTTCTGGACCACTTAGAAGAATAA